A segment of the Corylus avellana chromosome ca2, CavTom2PMs-1.0 genome:
GTTAGTcagtttggttgccgagaaagaGAGTGGAAAATAACAAAATGCCCATCCTATTTGAAGCGCACCGTTTTATATGCATATTCAAGTGTCACTCCAATTACATGAAATTGCGTGTGAACaaattctcattttcaaatcataGGGAAAATAGtatattgcatttttaaaaatcaagtttcattatttgcatttttttaaaccatACGTTTTGAATCAGCTAAATCAAACGGACCCTAAGTCTCTTAATTATCAACAAAATTATTAAGGTTAAAATCTAAATGTAAATTGTACATTATGAGTTAGATTTTAGGTTGGTTAATTCAATGTTCAAAACATTTTGgtttaatgaaaaatttgatAGGCTAAGTTATGTGCTTGGGCTAGCTTTTTAAACTTGCACGTTTTGTTGACGAATCGAGTCATTCGTTTGCTAGCTCGTTCAATTTTGGTCCAGACGGAATGATTAGGGCCAACTCAATAGAGTTTAAGGCCTAAGGCTACAATTTTAAGTGGggtcttttatatatttaaatattaattaaataatattaatatcagtttttagtttatattatttctattttcaaaGAGCACCATATTGATGGATCGGATAGTTTCATCTAAAATTCGTCCTACTCCTACCACTCTaaccttttctcttttctcaccCTCGACCTAAGCTGTGCAGAAAAGGCCCAAAGTCATTCCCAAGGAACAATGGAGCATTAAATTAGTCTCGATTGATAAGAGAAAAAcatgagaataacttatataggaaAGTTACACAAAAGATGAGTTTTGTGCCATCAATCAGATGGCGACACTTAATCTAAACttactaaatttaatttttttttaaaaatgcctAATTACACCAGATTATatcacatataaaaaaaaaattgaaaaggtgGCTAGCTAGCCACCCCttcccccacttggggtggccggcagcCACCCAAAGTgggctggccaccccttcaattctgtgttttttttttaaaaaaataataataataataataataattttttattttatctagagTATAATCTAGTgtggttgagtttttgttttaagtataagttTAATAAAATTAGCTGATATGTTAGCTTTTTGTTAGTGACACAAAAGGTGACGTTTGTGCAACATGTGCACCCAAGCCCCTCTCGAAAAACATATGTAGATCATTGGTAAAATCATATTCAAGATTCCCCGTTCTTCTCAcgttttgctttttcttttttcttttttttaaatgatatgtaGATTCATCTATATTacgatatattttatttcaagaGTGATGATTCACATCACGCCGGGcatgcatgaacagtcatgcacgcccggttaatttttttttttttaatttttttttttataattaaaatattaaatcagccgggtgtgcatgactgttcatgcatgTCCGGCGTGATGTTTATCATCTCTCTTATTTCAATAGACGACATATTTTGTTGGCCTTTGCAAGAAAAAGTCTCAAAACACTTAGAAAGAGTAAAAACCTAgattcaaaattgaaataagaaCCTAGattcaaaacattttcaatattatttttagggtcTTTACAGCATTTACAACGATTAAATCAACTAAAATCTTTATCAAATACACATGTCTATTCCAGCTTTTACATGTTTAAATTCTTGTTGTTTATAAACATGAGCAAAGGAGAAGTTGGCCGTGGTCATAGGTTTTCACCTAATACaaagttgtttgttttaatACGTAAAACCCACAACAATTGGTAAAAGAATCAGTTACAAAACCGACCAACTAGAATTTCTGAATTAATTACAGTTGATCACATTCTGTCACGTGAACGTAAACAAAAGAAGGATGAATTGACCTTTCACTCCCgcatttcttctattttataaaaccataaacttttgtttgaaaaaattaaatttatttagcGTGATCTATAAATTAACATATGTCCTTAAAGTAATACgattaacaaaatttataaaattttgattacaaTATTAGCATTGGAGATAGAGACGTCTATTACGATACTAAATGTCTCATATAGCTAAAGTgcaatttcaattatatatatatatatatatatatatatatacccatcatttaaaagctaatttttaaaagtggattttacttaaaatttatataattttgaaaagtatttgatatttcaaagaaaattgTAGCATAATTTGTTGGAAACCAAATAGGGGATGTTTCACAATAAAAGTCAAAAGCAATCCCAACCCAACCAAGAatctggcttacatgctgtagTTTAAGTAACGGTCAATATTGAATCTCttaaaatctttcttcattTACTCTCATATTAAAAGTTTCttaagtaagtcaactttaagatttaaTCTTAACCATTACTTACACTACAGATTCAATCTTATGCatgctattattaaaataacagtacCTAAGTTAGCTCCTCCAACCACATGAATTAATTGTTGTCTTACCTTGTTGAGTGTGGAAAATCATGGGTCCATCCAACTCTCACCCACCTTTAAACACTAAATTTCCCACCTAGAAAGGAGCCACGAGTTATGGGAAATCCAACCTAATTTTTCTCAACCATCAACTGCAAACGAGACTAGACTTCTTCGTAATTAAAACCGACTTTGCCAACTAAAAGCATCTCACCGAAAGAGTCAAAAGAGTACGTAAAGTTGTTTTTGCGGCTCTTTAATTATCTAAATGCACTCCAAATGTCCCTATAAACATCATTGTTGGTATATTTGAGATTTATAAACATATTTcattttcaacctttttttaaTAGGGTAAAGATcaacagcacgcggcgtgcattGCATGCCCGTGctgttgatcttaaaaaaaaaaaaaaaaaaaaattttgcactggGCGTGCCACGCCCGCGCGTGCTGCCAATCAGTgctctttttaatatatatatattagatgcGAGAATCACGTGATTTGAGAATAGATGTCACTTTGATAGActgaattgaaagaattttctacTACCcgatttaaagaaaaattttattccATGAAGTGCCTCGGTTCTAGATACTAATCTATTTCTAGAACTCTATAAAAGCGGCGCAAGGTCCCCAAAATTTAAGAGAAGTAGCCCAATACATCCTTAAATTCTTAGTAGCCCAATACATCCTTAAATTCCTAGGTTCGTGGGGTTCCAAATGTCCTTATAATAAACATCATTGTCCTAAATTCATTGTTCGTAtacttgatttttataaaaagattttatataaaagtttttctccaaattagatTAGAATaaattctctaaaaaaaaagtcaaattaaaaaatatatatatattctcaacccaatttgaaagaaaaatttattctatAAAGAGCCTTCATTCTAGATACTAATATTTTTCCAAACCCGATAGAAGCGGGGCAAGGTCCCAAATCTAAAAGTTGTCTACCCTAATACTATACGACCttgttaaaatttaattaaataattaaattcataatttcttattaaattaaaattttaagagagATATTATCATCGTTGGATCACCCTTCTTCAACAAAAGTGattttatttctattaaatcacaaattatttcattatatatatatatatatatatatacagacgAGACAATCCCCCTGTAAGACGCATCTAGCGAAagatacccaaaaaaaaaaaaaacacgaaacTATAGTGCTTTACGGACACGTCAAGGCGATCACTTCAAAAGGAATGCTTCTTTTTTATTCTCGTTCATCTACACCCGCTGACGTGGCTAGCCAGATAGATATCAAAAACCCCTAAGAAACCTCGACGACGGAGCCTACGCGCTTTCGTATGAAACTACGACACACGTCCCGACAGAAATGCAACCATAAACGACGTCGCTTAGGTCCGGGGAGAAGGatataataatagtaaaaaaaataataaaataaataaatataataaaaatacagTTGGAATCAGAGAATTTTGGAAGATCGTTAAAGAGGGTGTGAAGGTTGGTGACCAGTTTAAATGTCCTCTCcgtctctctctcgctctcccTGAGGAACAAGAAGATTCAACAAAGCTCAAAGATTGTGTGTTGGGGTGCtataaaaacccaaaaaaggaacaaacagaaaaaataaacgTAGGGGTGATAGAGAAAGTGAAGAATGGATAGTTTGTGTTTGAAGACGTCAGGGATTCATGGGGCTCTGGGCTCGTCGATCTCCGTGACTGGGGGTCTGGAGGCCCGAACGACGCCGTCCCAGGTGAGCGCGGTGGGGCGGTCCGCGGGGGAGAAGAAGACGGCGCCATTTTCGAGGTTGAGATCTCTTTGGCTTAACAATAAaggtggaggtggtggtgggAGCGGAAGGTACAATGGGTTGGCCGTGGACGACGCCGTTTTGGCGGGGAATGACGGGATGGTGGGTGTGGAGGAGGAGAGGGAGCGAAGCGAGAACTGGGTGTTGAAGATTTTGCAGGTGAGGTCGCTGTGGAGGGAGAGAGGCGCTGGTATTGTGGAGGAAGGGAAGGAGGAAGAGGGTGGTGATGTGGGGATTGATGAGAGATTTGTTGGTGAGGAAGAGTGCGAGGTTTGTAGagttgatgatgatggtgaagaagagaaggttGAGTTTGATAGAGACTCATTTTCGAGATTGCTGAGGAGGGTGTCGTTGGCCGAGGCCAGGTTGTATGCTCAAATGTCGTATTTGGGGAACTTGGCCTATTCTATTCCCAATATCAAGGTACGCAACTTTTAGTCCCaaacttttatgttttctttgattttggaatGTTATGGTGATCTTCCAGATTTATTTTCAGATTGGTTTTTGGAAATGAATGGGAATTTGGAGGTTCTGGGTGTGATTGTGGGGGGTTTATGAGACCTCAGACCGGGTTTTCTATCGTCaagttggtttaatttttttattgttggagTTTTCGTGTGGATAAGCACCTGATCTAAATGATAGTTCCTGTTTCTGGTCCGGTGGTCGAATCACATTTCTcgaagttttaatttttctagtttttgtttaattatgcAATGGCTTTCACCGAAACCAAATGGAGTTCTaggaaagttttatttttattttcattctgAAACAACAGATCGAGATgctattttgtgaaaaattggattcttcCCAAGAGATTTTcattggaggaaaaaaaaaaggttcgaATTAGAACATGAAACCTCATAAGGATGTTGCTGTGTCCTGTGTTTGGGAAATGGATTAAGTTATCGGATTTGGAATCAGATGGATTGGAGGTCCTCTTCTGTAAAAAATAGTGAAGTGAGGATCGGAATCCAATTTCAGAGCTCCAATTTTCCATTACCTAACACAGCTTGATTGCTTGAACTTTTTCACACCATTATCATTTGATGAAAATGTATAGAGGATTTCTCTACaagaattaagaaaattatGGGGCACTAGGTAGTTAATTGACTCGgattgtatttattattattattattaacgcTCTGCCATGGTTTGCATTGATAATTTATCTCATGAATCTAATTTTCATGTCAAATTACATGCACGAAATTTATGGTGATTTTTTATTATCCAGCCAGGAAATCTCCTGAAATATCATGGTTTGCGATTGGTAACTTCGTCGATAGAGAAGAAGGAATTGGCTGCAAAAGCTGAGAAAAATCAGTTGTCAGCTGAAACTCCAGAAGCAGAAAGGGATGCAGAGGACGAGGTGGAAGTCAAGGAGCTGAAGAATGAAGGATATCGAATAAGTGCATCTGTTGCATACCAAATTGCTGCCTCTGCTGCTTCGTATCTACATTCTCATACAAGGAGCATACTTCCATTCAAATCCTCAAAAACCATGGCTGGTGAACATTCACCTGAAGGAAGTAGTGGAACTGATGACGATTCTAATATGATGAACTCAGAGATGGCTTCTTTCATGGCAACTACAGACTCGGTGACAGCTGTGGTTGCTGCAAAGGAGGAAGTGAAGCAGGCTGTTGCTGATGGTTTGAACTCAACACGTTCATCACCCTGTGAATGGTTCGTATGTGATGATGATCAGAGTGATGCACGATTCTTTGTCATTCAGGTACGGTGAATCTCTTGTTAGTACTATTTACTTCTTCGTAAACTATTTTCTCCGTGAAAGGTAACAGGGGACTGCTTATGCTCTTTATATAAAATTTGTGTACCTCTTCAAGAATGGGCACATTGATGCATTTTGGACTGATCATTGTTTTCTCCACGGTAGATCAATGAAGCATGATAGGCTCTATATCTGACTGCCAGTTATACCATTTAGCCAATGATGCAAATTTGAATGCTATTTTTTGGTATCTTTTTGTATATTTGGTCTTACTGAAATTTTCCCTGTGCAGGGGTCAGAATCACTATCTTCATGGCAAGCAAATTTACTCTTTGAACCTGTCAAATTTGAGGTATACTCTCGTCCACTATTTCACTATTTTAAAAGGTATTGGTTCCAATTGTTAATGATGATTGAGAAAAAATTAGTCACATGTtgacttaaaaaattaagtttatggCAGGCAAGACTATTGTATAGAAATCTGTTGAACACATTTTCCTAATTGAGAAATGTAATACGTCTTTGTCCAGGGACTAGATGTGCTTGTGCACAGAGGTATTTATGAGGCTGCAAAAGGGATCTATCAACAGATGTTGCCCGAAGTGCGCGCACACCTAAAATCTCGTGGAAACAAAGCAACCTTCCGTTTCACTGGCCATTCTCTCGGGGGAAGCTTGGCTCTACTTGTGAATCTCATGTTGCTGATACGGCATGAAGTGCCAATTTCTTCCTTACTTCCTGTTATAACATTTGGTTCACCATCTATCATGTGTGGAGGTGACTGTCTCCTCCGTAAGCTTGGACTGCCTCAGAATCATGTTCAGGCAATCACAATGCACAGAGACATTGTTCCCCGGGCCTTCTCTTGCAATTATCCGAATCACGTTGCGGAGATTCTCAAGGCTGTCAATAGGAACTTCCGCAATCATCCTTGTCTCAATAACCAGGTAAATTTATTTTCACTCTTCTGGAATGAAGTATGAGCTAATGAAACAAACAAGTTGTCTACACTGATCTAAACCATCTGACCATGTtcttatttatctttttgttacaGAAACTACTTTATGCTCCAATAGGTGAGCTTCTCATTCTGCAGCCGGATGAGAAATTCTCTCCTAGCCATAAGCTCCTTCCTTCAGGCAGTGGTCTATATCTTTTAAGCGGCTCATTGTCAGATACCAATGATGCAGAGAAGCAGCTTCGGGCTGCCCAATTGGTGTTCCTTAACTCACCACACCCCCTTGAGATCCTAAGTGACCGCTCTGCGTATGGTTCCGAAGGAGCCATCCAAAGAGATCATGACATGAATTCTTACATGAAATCTGTCAGGGGCGTGATTCGCCAAGAGCTTAACCGCGTCAGGAAGGCCAGGAGAGAGCAGCGCCGCAAAGTTTGGTGGCCCCTTGTGGCACCGCGGGGCATCAATGCCGGTATAGTTGTGGGGAGGTCCATGATATCAATCAACATTAGCCAAGATCAGTTCAACTTCTCTGGCATCTTACAAACAGGGAGAGAGTCTTTGAAAAGGTTCAGTAGGCTGGTCGCATCACAGCACATGCAGTTGTTTTTGGTGCTCTTGTTCCCAGCTCGATTGTTACTCTTAGGGGCATACGGCATGATCAATATTCGTTGACCAGTCTATCATGATTGGCGCACATGATTTCATACCTTTTTGTTGGGAATACTCATAGTTGTACAGGTGGAGGGCAATTGTTGGCATGATGGTTAGATGATTCTTTATTCGTTAGGTTccaaaattagaagaaattcaGGATGCCCTTTTATAGCTGGCAAATACCCAAATGGGCCAAATGGTATGTAAAGAAACAATTAATATGATTCATTTACAAACGCAATTACACAATTAGTGGTGCGATTATGGTCAGaaagacaaagttttccttaaAATTGGATTAGAGAAAATTCATgtacttaattatattaaactgtCATTTGTCCTTAAATTATgttatgcatttttaataaaattaacagtgtgatttttatatgcatttttaaaatgcacCGCGTAAGGGTAGCAATTCTTGTTCGTGTGCTTGGTTCAAATCATGTTGAGGcataagtataagattatatagggtAATCATAacttgacctatttaattaaacgtgATTAGACTCTTTAATCACAACCTGCTAATTTTGTGCAAGGTTCGTGTCGGATTTGCAGGTTGTGTAAAAAATTCTCAACCCTAAATATCGCGTGTCAGGTTTAGGTCGCGTCGAAGCATTGGTATAAGACTATGTAGGTAAACCTTAACCCggctcatttaattaaatatgtcaaaCCCCTGAATCTTAACCCGCTAAATCTTGTTGGGTTAGCGAATCATGTCAAAAGTTACCAACCCTAAATGTCACAGGTCGGGTTTTTGTCGTGTAGGGGTATGAgtaaaaaactatatatgtcaactcTAGCTCAACTTATTTAGTTAAACAGGCTGGCCAAACTCTTCAACTTTAACTCTCTAATTTTGTGTCAAATTTGCGAATCATACAAAAAATTGCTAACCtgaatttgaaggaaaacttctACCGAAAGTATTCTGTGATAGTATAGACTGTACAGTGACCAATATCTtaaatgcaaaaaagaaaagaaaaaaaggataagTGTCGCCTTGAGTCATAGTGCCAAAACAATATCGAAGATAGAAAAGAGTTGAAAGTGAGGTCTTGCGTGAGTGCTGTAAACAAGATATTCAGCTCATTGGTGTGGTTAAGATTTACCAATTAAGCCA
Coding sequences within it:
- the LOC132172818 gene encoding phospholipase A1 PLIP2, chloroplastic-like — its product is MDSLCLKTSGIHGALGSSISVTGGLEARTTPSQVSAVGRSAGEKKTAPFSRLRSLWLNNKGGGGGGSGRYNGLAVDDAVLAGNDGMVGVEEERERSENWVLKILQVRSLWRERGAGIVEEGKEEEGGDVGIDERFVGEEECEVCRVDDDGEEEKVEFDRDSFSRLLRRVSLAEARLYAQMSYLGNLAYSIPNIKPGNLLKYHGLRLVTSSIEKKELAAKAEKNQLSAETPEAERDAEDEVEVKELKNEGYRISASVAYQIAASAASYLHSHTRSILPFKSSKTMAGEHSPEGSSGTDDDSNMMNSEMASFMATTDSVTAVVAAKEEVKQAVADGLNSTRSSPCEWFVCDDDQSDARFFVIQGSESLSSWQANLLFEPVKFEGLDVLVHRGIYEAAKGIYQQMLPEVRAHLKSRGNKATFRFTGHSLGGSLALLVNLMLLIRHEVPISSLLPVITFGSPSIMCGGDCLLRKLGLPQNHVQAITMHRDIVPRAFSCNYPNHVAEILKAVNRNFRNHPCLNNQKLLYAPIGELLILQPDEKFSPSHKLLPSGSGLYLLSGSLSDTNDAEKQLRAAQLVFLNSPHPLEILSDRSAYGSEGAIQRDHDMNSYMKSVRGVIRQELNRVRKARREQRRKVWWPLVAPRGINAGIVVGRSMISINISQDQFNFSGILQTGRESLKRFSRLVASQHMQLFLVLLFPARLLLLGAYGMINIR